Proteins encoded by one window of Arachis ipaensis cultivar K30076 chromosome B04, Araip1.1, whole genome shotgun sequence:
- the LOC107638834 gene encoding U3 snoRNP-associated protein-like EMB2271, whose product MPANKKNRNKHKAASHDPFFANDSRKRRKPNRDDADVNAADEIDSDFDDDDFFAGEHGEDLSEQQQEEEEETGAEARKRIAQDFLRKYRDAAKKKEDEDESEGADEDEEGFRDSLVAEKLIKDQQEESGRVRRAIASRVQVPETSGTDGGFRVLVKHRHSVTAVALSEDDTKGFSASKDGSIMQWDVSTGKFEKYRWPSDPVLKSHGLKDPQSKAKKQSKHVLALAASSDARYLATGGLDRHVHIWDTRTREHVQAFPGHRGPVSCLAFRQGTSELFSGSFDRTIKIWNVEDRTYMNTLFGHQSEVISIDCLRKERVLTAGRDHTMQMFKVHEESRLIFRAPASSLECCCFINDGEFLSGSDDGSIEFWRAVKKKPTYIVKNAHALPTESTKSEQIDGGRMPSENGHHHPETQHPSSVFSWVSAVTVCRNSDLAASGAGNGSVRLWAIESETNNIKFCHNVPLVGFVNSLTIAKSAKFLIAGVGQEPRLGRWGRIPEARNGVSILPLKIS is encoded by the exons atGCCTGCAAACAAGAAGAACCGTAACAAACACAAAGCTGCTTCTCACGACCCTTTCTTCGCCAACGATTCACGTAAGCGCCGCAAGCCCAACCGCGACGATGCCGATGTCAATGCCGCCGATGAGATTGACAGCGACTTCGACGACGATGACTTCTTCGCCGGGGAACACGGGGAAGACCTATCCGAGCAGCagcaggaggaagaagaagaaaccgGAGCTGAAGCTCGGAAGAGAATTGCCCAGGACTTCTTGAGAAAGTATCGCGATGCagcaaagaagaaggaagatgaaGATGAGAGTGAAGGTGCTGATGAAGACGAAGAAGGGTTCAGAGATTCTCTCGTTGCTGAGAAACTCATCAAGGACCAGCAAGAGGAGAGTGGCAGAGTCAGAAGAGCCATTGCTTCAAG GGTGCAAGTGCCGGAGACTAGTGGTACTGACGGTGGGTTTAGGGTGCTGGTGAAGCACCGGCATTCTGTGACTGCGGTGGCCCTGTCTGAGGATGATACGAAAGGATTTTCAGCTTCAAAGGATGGGAGTATTATGCAGTGGGATGTGAGTACTGGGAAATTTGAGAAGTATAGGTGGCCGAGTGATCCGGTGCTGAAGAGTCATGGATTGAAGGATCCGCAGAGTAAAGCTAAGAAGCAGAGTAAACATGTGTTGGCATTGGCCGCAAGTTCGGATGCTCGGTATTTAGCAACTGGAGGTCTTGACAGGCATGTTCATATATGGGATACTCGTACCAGAGAGCATGTTCAG GCATTTCCTGGTCACCGAGGCCCTGTTTCTTGTTTGGCTTTTAGACAAGGAACTTCAGAGCTTTTCTCTGGTTCATTTGACCGAACGATTAAGATATGGAATGTCGAAGACAGAACTTACATGAATACTCTATTTGGCCACCAGAGTGAAGTGATAAGCATTGATTGCTTGCGCAAGGAAAGGGTATTAACCGCTGGGCGCGATCATACCATGCAGATGTTCAAG GTTCATGAAGAGTCCCGTCTTATATTTCGCGCACCTGCATCTTCGTTAGAATGTTGTTGTTTTATTAATGATGGTGAATTTTTATCTGGTTCGGATGACGGAAGCATTGAGTTTTGGAGAGCAGTGAAAAAGAAGCCTACCTACATTGTGAAGAATGCTCATGCTTTACCAACAGAAAGCACAAAATCTGAACAAATCGATGGTGGAAGAATGCCCAGCG AAAATGGTCATCACCATCCCGAGACTCAGCATCCTTCATCAGTATTTTCGTGGGTCAGTGCGGTGACTGTTTGTAGAAATAGTGACCTTGCTGCCTCTGGTGCTGGTAACGGTTCTGTTCGATTATGGGCAATAGAAAGTGAGACTAATAATATCAAATTTTGTCACAATGTGCCATTG GTTGGGTTTGTGAATTCCTTGACTATTGCAAAATCAGCAAAGTTTCTGATTGCTGGAGTTGGACAG GAACCTCGTCTAGGCAGGTGGGGACGAATCCCTGAAGCTCGAAATGGAGTTTCAATTCTACCTCTTAAGATATCATAA
- the LOC107636011 gene encoding peroxidase A2, which yields MRSFDVRLFCFVAMTMLMLGALPFSSDAQLDPSFYKNTCANVHSISLNNYCCLWQGCDASILLNSTSTIVSEQGAGPNNNSIRGLDVVNQIKTAVENACPGVVSCADILALAAEISSVLAHGPDWKVPLGRRDSLTANFTLANQKLPAPTFNLSQLISTFANQSLNITDLVALSGAHTIGRAQCRFFSSRLYNFSNTGNPDPTLNTTYLQTLRSICPNGGPGNTLTNLDLTTPDTFDNKYFSNLQSLNGLLQSDQELFSTVGASTLSIVNSFSSNQTLFFEAFKASMIKMGNIGVLTGSQGEIRKQCNFVNGNSGLATFATRVESSEQQGVSSA from the exons ATGAGGTCCTTTGATGTAAGGTTGTTCTGTTTTGTGGCTATGACTATGCTCATGCTTGGAGCACTTCCATTTTCCTCAGATGCACAGTTAGATCCATCATTTTACAAAAACACTTGTGCCAATGTTCATTCCATT TCATTAAATAATTATTGTTGCTTGTGGCAGGGTTGTGATGCATCAATTTTGCTGAATAGCACAAGTACCATAGTGAGTGAACAAGGTGCAGGACCAAATAACAACTCAATAAGAGGCTTAGATGTTGTGAATCAGATCAAAACAGCGGTTGAAAATGCTTGTCCTGGTGTTGTTTCTTGTGCCGATATTCTTGCACTTGCTGCAGAAATTTCATCTGTTTTG GCTCATGGTCCTGATTGGAAAGTTCCATTGGGAAGAAGAGATAGTTTAACAGCAAACTTTACCCTTGCTAATCAAAAACTTCCGGCTCCAACCTTCAATCTTAGTCAACTTATCTCTACTTTTGCCAATCAATCCCTCAACATAACTGATCTAGTTGCACTTTCag GTGCTCACACAATTGGGAGAGCTCAATGTAGATTTTTCAGCAGTCGATTATACAATTTTAGCAACACTGGAAATCCTGATCCAACTTTGAACACAACCTATCTACAAACACTTAGATCAATTTGCCCCAATGGTGGACCAGGGAATACTCTCACCAATTTGGACTTAACAACCCCAGACACATTTGACAACAAATACTTCTCCAATCTTCAATCTCTAAATGGATTGCTTCAGAGTGATCAAGAACTTTTCTCTACAGTTGGTGCATCTACACTTAGCATTGTGAACAGTTTCAGCAGTAACCAAACTCTTTTCTTTGAAGCATTTAAGGCATCAATGATTAAGATGGGTAATATTGGAGTTCTAACTGGCTCTCAAGGTGAAATCAGAAAGCAATGTAACTTTGTTAATGGAAATTCTGGATTGGCTACTTTTGCTACTAGAGTAGAATCATCAGAACAACAGGGTGTTAGCTCAGCCTAA